TACAATCCCCGATATAGCGATGCGGAGAATGCTGCGGATAACGAGTGGTGTCTCAACCGCAACCTGCTGGAGGTGTTTCCGTCCCTGAGCCACAGCGACAGCACCTTATTGCAGGCCCTGCAGAAGGGCGAGTTGCTGTACCGGGAGAATCAGTGTACCATCAACCACTCCGGCAAGAAATCCGTGACCAGCAACGTGACCTTTCCTATCATCAGCCGGGGAAAGATCATTGGGGCCGTGGAGCTGTCACGGGATGTGACCCACTATGAGGGGGAGCGGACGGCTCCGGCGGCCCGGCCGACGCCCAAGCGCCGCTCCGGCACCGAGGCCAAGTGGACGCTGGAGGATATCGTCACCCAGAACAGCAAGATGCTGGAGATCAAGCGCACCATTGCCAAGGTGGCGGACAGCCGCTCCTCGGTGCTGGTGTACGGCGAGACGGGCACGGGAAAGGAACTCATCGTCTCGGCGCTGCACAATGCCGGCAGCCGCAAGGATCAGCCCTTTGTGGCGGTGAACTGTGCCGCCCTGCCGGAGAGTATTCTGGAGGGACTGCTGTTCGGTTCCCAGAAGGGGGCATTTACCGGGGCGGAGAACAAAAAGGGGATGTTTGCCGAGGCCAACGGCGGCACCATCTATCTCGATGAGATCAACTCCATGCCGTTGCTGCTTCAGGCGAAGCTGCTGCGGGTGCTGCAGGAGAAATCGGTGACACCGTTGGGAGCCTCCAAGCCGATCCCGCTGGATGTACGCATCATCGCATCCACCAACCGGCCGATCAGCGAGGTGGTGGCCAGCGGCCAGATGCGGGAGGATATTCTGTACCGGCTCAATACCATCAGCATCCAGATCCCGCCCTTGCGGCGGAGACTGGACGATATCCCCCTTCTGGCGGCGGCATTTGTGGAGAAATACAGCGCCGAAATGGGCAAACAGGTAGCGGGCGTGGCGCCGGAGGTGACAGCCTTCCTCATGAACCGCAGCTGGCGAGGCAATGTCCGGGAGCTGGAGCACGTCATCGAATCTGCCATGAATGTGGTGGAGGACGGCCAGACGGTGGAGCTGGAGCATCTGCCGATCTACCTCAGCGAGGTGGATGAGCTGGAGGAGGATACCCCGGAGCATAGCCCACGGGAGGCGGTGTCCCTCAACGAGGCATTGGCAGCCTACGAGAAGAAGCTGATTTTAGCGGCCATGAAGGCCAGCAACTGGAAGATCGTGGACGCAGCGGCCCGGCTGCGGATCCCACGCACCAGCCTGCAGTATAAGCTGGAAAAATACGATATCAAGCGACGGTAATTCGTCATCTTTGCGACGGATATCCATCACTGGAAGAGCGCAGGGACAGAGCGGCTGGTTTGTCCCTGCGTTTTCTTTGTATAGACTATGCAAAATAAGCACATAAATCCGGCAAAAGAAGGACGGAATTACCGAAAAAAGCGGCGGAGACAGCAAAAACTGCCGGAAAGGGGAGAGGCGTCCTGCAGACCGCCTGTGGGCCGGCGGTGACAGGAGCTCCTGACTGAAGTGCAGAAAAATAGCGGGAAAGCGGTGACGGAAATCCGTCATTCGGCAAGGAGCGCATGGCAGCGGAGGGCGCTGCCTGCGGTGGAGTGAAAACGGCCCCTCCCGTGGGGGAGACCCTTGGGGCATAGTGACGAAACGAGACGGGAAAATATGTCGTATTCGGCAAAGGGAATATCGGCGGTTTTGGCATGGGGCTTGCTTAAATCTATGGCGAAGGGAGTGCTCCCTGTGTAAAATTACGAAGGAGGAAATCACACATGACCGAAGAAATCGTATCCTATGGCGTATTGTCACTGATCCCGGCAATACTGGCGGTCGTCCTCGCATTCTGGACAAAGAACGTCATCATTTCTCTGATGGCCAGCCTGTTTGTAGGCTGTCTCATCACTGCTGGCTGGAACCCCTGGAATGCCATGCAGGTCATGTTCAGCGATCACCTGTTTGTGGACATGACCGGCTCATCCAACGCACAGACCATCATCATGATGTCCTTTGTGGGTGGCTTCGTGGCACTCATCGAGGCCACGGGAGGAGCCAAAGCCTTTGCGGCGGCCATAGCCAACAAGGTCCACCGCCGCAGCACGGCCCAGACCACGGCTTGGCTGGGCGGACTGGCGATCTTCTTCTCCGACTCCGGCAACAGCCTGATCCTGGGGCCCATCTTCCGCCCCATCTTCGACCGGCTGCGGATTTCCCGTGCCAAGCTGGCCTACATTCTGGACTCCACCTCCTCCCCGGTGTGCATCCTGGTCCCCATTACCGGCTGGGGCGTGTACATCATGGGCATCATCGCCACGGAGTTTGAAAATCTGGGCATCCAGACCAGCGATGCCAGTGCCTTTGTACAGGCCATCCCCTACCAGTTCTATGCGCTGCTGGCGCTGGTGCTGGTCCCCCTCATCGCACTGAGTAAGCGGGACTTCGGCCCCATGGCCAAATTCGAGACCTACGTACTGGAGAATGGTCCCACCGCCGCTGAGCTGGAGGCCGACAAGTCCATCGTCCAGTCCGAGAACGCCAACAAGGCCACGGCGTGGGAGATGATCATCCCCCTGCTGGTGATGTTCGTCACCATTTTCGTCATGTTCATCGGCTGGGGCTTCCCCGGCCAGAATATCCCCGGCTCCAAGATCCGTATTGCACTGACCTCTGGCTATATGCTGGCGACCATCGTGCTTGCCATCATGGTCATCGTCAAGAAGATCATGACCTTCACTGAGGTGGTGGATACGTGGGTCAGCGGCATCAAGAAGATGGCCGGTATTCTGGCGATCATCATCGCCGCTTGGGGCGTTGGCTCCGTCTGCACGGCGCTGGGCACCTCCCAGTTCGTGGTGGACTGCACCATCGGCTTCCTGTCCCCGGCGTTGGTTCCCGCTCTGCTGTTTATCATCGGTGCTGTCATCTCCTTTGCCACCGGCACCAGCTGGGGCACCATGGCTATCCTGCTGCCGCTGGGCATCAATATGGCCTACGGTTTCGGTGTGTCTGAGGCCATCACCATTGCCGCCGTGCTCTCCGGCTCCCTGTTTGGCGATCACTGCGCCCCCATCTCCGATACCACCGTCATGTCCTCTATGGCCGGCGGCTGCAACCATATTGACCACGTCCGCACCCAGATCCCCTATGCTCTGCTGGCGGCGGTGGCCAGCTTCATCGCCTATCTCATCGTGGGTGTGACCCAGATGGCAGCGGGCATCGCCCTGCCGGTGGCGCTGGCGATTCTGGTGGTGCTGTTCCTGCTGGCTACCAAGCTGTTCGGCAAGAAAATTGTGTAAGAAGGTGGAGCAACTGTGAATATGGATTATTGCAAGCCCTATGCTGGGCGGGACACCGTGATTCTGGACCGCCATGCAGCAGATACCATTGCCGAGGATATCCGTGCCTTTGATAGTCAGCTGGAAAACCACTTCGCCCATGTCATCATGCTGGCGGAGCAGAAGATCATCACCCGGCAAGATGCAGCGGCGATCTTGAAGGCCCTGCTGAAGCTGAGGGAAATGGGGCCGGACAAGATCCCCTTCCGTCCCGGTCTGACGGATCTTTACTCCAATGTGGAGGAGTGGCTCATCGACGAGCTGGGGATTCAGGTAGGCGGGCGGGTCCACACGGGCCGTTCCCGCAACGACATGAATTCCACCATTGAGCGGATGCATGCCCGGCGCACCATTCTGGACCTGTGCGAGGCGATAACGCTGCTGCTGAAGACGCTGCTGGTGATGGCGCAGGAGCACAAGGAGACAGTGATCCCTGCCTACACCCACCACTCCCAGCAGGCGCAGCCCATTACGCTGGGCCACTTCTACACCAGCTGCTTCCAGATGTTCTCCCGTGATATGGAGCGCCTGCTGGAGAGCTATGCCCGTGTGAACCTGAGTACCATGGGCGGTGCTGCCGTGGCCACCACCAGCTTCCCGGTGAACCGGGAGCGTGTGGCGGAGCTGCTGGGCTTTGACGGATTTCTGGAAAATTCCATGGATGCCACCGCTGCGCTGGACTTTGCCTATGAGCCGGCCTGCGCCATGGCCATCTTTGCCAACAACATGGGCCGTATGACCGAGAGTCTGCTGCTGTGGAACATCAATGAGGTGGGTATCTCCCGGCTGGCTGCTCCCTACTGCTCGTACAGCACCATTATGCCGCAAAAGCGCAACCCCGTGGCGCTGGAGACGCTGCGCTATTCCGGAGAGTGGACCTACGGGGCCCTGATGTCCATGCTGGCGGCCATGAAGGCCTATCCGCAGGGCAACGGCCGGGAGCCGGGCTTTGTGGTGAGCCTGTACTACGAAATCGTGCAGCGGATGATCGACAGCGCCTATCTGCTGGAGGGAATCGTCCGCACGCTGGAGGTGGACAAGGCCCACGCCCTGCAGGTCACGGCGGATGGCTTCTCCACTGTGACCGATCTGGCGGATGCCATGGTGCAGCACCACGATCTCTCCTTCTCGGCGGCCAAGAAGATCACCGGTCGGGTGGTCACGATGGCCCAGCAGGAAAAGGTGTCCATCCACGCCATCGACAGTGCCTTTGTGGCCCGTGCGGCGCAGGAGGCACTGGGGATGGAGCTGCATATGGCGGAGCAGGAAATTCACCATGCGCTGGACCCCGTGGAGAACGTGACCCGCCGTCAGGTCATCGGAGGCCCCAGTCCCGCCCGTGTACAGGAGATGATCGACAAGGGCCATGGAGCCGTGGAGCGCTTCGAGGCGGATTGGCGCAGCAAGCGGGCCTATCTGGACGAGAAACGGGAGGCCCTCTACGCCATGGCCGGAAAACTGGCGGAGGAGGCGTAGCATGGAGCTGCAGCGGATGATCGCCCGCTTTGTGGCGGAACCGGCGCCTTTTACGCAGCAGGCACTTTATCTGGCCCGCCGGTCCATTCTGGACACCATGGGGGCCATGATCGCCGGCAGCGAGACGGCGGCGGTGCGGCAGGCCCTCACCGTGACGGAGGGCGGCGGCTGCACGGTGCCGGGCCGCAGTGAAAAATTATGCGGCCGGGATGCCGCCTTTGTCAACGGAATCTCCGGCCATGAGCTGGAGCTGGATGACACGTCCTCCTCCAATTTGGGACACCCCACCGTGGCGGTGCTGCCGGCACTGCTGGCGATAGGCGAAGAGACCGGCTGTTCCGGGCGGCTGCTGCTGGAGGGCTTCCTCATTGCCACAGAGGTGACGTGCAAGCTGGGGCGTATCTGCGCCAAACGGCTCCACGCCAAGGGCTGGCATTGCAGCAGTGTTACCGCAGGGATAGGCGCTGCCGCAGGCTGTGCGTATCTGCTGGGTCTGAGCCAAGAGCAGACCAGCCATGCGCTGGGCATTGCCGCATCCATGGCCTCCGGCCTGCGGGAAAATTTCGGCACCCAGACCAAATCCATCCACATCGGCAAGTGCGCCGAGGACGGTTATCGAGCCGCCCGACTGGCACAGGCCGGTTTTACCTCCTCCACAGTGGCGCTGGAGGGGAAGGAGGGCTTCCTCTACGAGTACGCAGACCTGCGGGAGGAAGGGGACGAGTTCCATCGCATCATGGCCTCTATGGGCCACGACTGGGACATCTGTGCGCCGGGGTTCACTCTGAAGCGCTGGCCCTCCTGCTCCAGCACCCACCGGCCGGTGGACGGCATCATGGAACTGATCCGGATAAATCAGCTGTCGGCGGCGGAGATCGAGAGCATCCGGGCCGGACTGGGCATCTCCGCTCTACGGGAGCTGGTGACGCCGAACCCGGCGGACGGCGAGGAGGCCAAGTTCAGCGTGGGATTTCAGATCGGCCTGTATCTCACGGGCCGGGCCAATGCACCGGAGAATTATAACCGGGAGACTATCCGGCTGCCGGAGGTGCAGAACATCATCCGCCGCACGGAGCTGTACCACGAACCGCAGTATGACAATCTGCCCAGCGATGCCGGTGTGGGTCCGGCCTTCGTTACCATCCGCTGTAAGGATGGCCGCACCTTTATCAAGGAGCGGGCCTTCCCGGTGGGGCATCTCAGCGACCCAATTCCGGACGAGGAGCTGCGGAAAAAATTCTTCATCTGCACGGCGGCAAAGCTGACGCCGGAACGGGCCAGGGCTCTGGCCGATGCCATCATGGCTCTGGAACTGCTGGAGAACATCCGCACACTCATGGCCATGACCCACTGACCGTTGTATACCAGAAAAGGGATATCCCCACGGGATATCCCTTTTCTGCTTGCCGGGGGCGGGGGAGCGTGGTATACTCGTATCAAAAGAAGCAGACCTTAAAAGAGACGGCGGCCGAAAGAGATGACCGCTCAAGACGGGGGAGAGAGTATGGAGGAATTTTCCTATATCGTGCTGGATCTGGAGTGGAACCAGCCCATGTCAGGGCAGGAGACCATCACCCGGCCCTTCCGCTTCGACTCAGAGATCATCGAGATCGGGGCGCTGAAGCTGAACAGCCGATTTGAAGAGATGTCGGAGTTCAAGAGCTTTGTGCGGCCGGTGTTCTATCCGTCCATGAACGGCCATGTGGTGCAGCTCACCAAGATACGGCCCCAGGAGCTGGAGAAGGCCCCCGACTTCCCGGCGGCCTATGCCGCCTTCCGGGATTGGTGCGGCGAGGACTGCTGTCTGTGTACCTGGGGGCCGGATGATCTGCCGGTGCTGATGGACAACCTCCTGATGCACGGACTGGATGCCGCCCTCCCGGATGGCTATGACCTCCAGCGCATCTTCGGCCATGAGATCATGCGGGATGACCGCCAATGCTCACTGGAGCGGGCCATGGAGCTGCTGCGGCTGAAGCCGGATCGGGCTCACGACGCCCTCAACGATGCCCGCAACACCGTCCGGGTCTGCGGCAGCATGGATCTGGAGCGCTGCATGGAGGAGTACTGCCTGCGCTACATCGACTACGGCCCAGACCGGCTGGCGGGCCGGGTAGGCGGTCTGCCGTACCCGGATCTGCCTGCGGCACAAGCGGATCCGCAGCTGACGGTTCTGACCTGCCCCTACTGCGGCCAGCCCCTGACCTTGGGGGAGTGGACCCGGAAGGATGGCAATACCACGCTGGCCTATGCCCGCTGCAACGAGGGGGACGAGTATTTGGCCGTGTGCCGCTATGGCCGCACGCCGGAGGGCATCCGCATGGGGCGCATGGTCTACGAAATGAGCGACGACCTGTGGGATGTGTACCAGCGCTGTGTGGAGCGGCAGGTATAAGCGGCGCACAGCAGGGGACACGCCTTTCAACCGAAAACCGCCGGACAGTACAACTGTCCGGCGGTTTTTTCATTCGCTTTTCAGATATCGCTGGGTGTAGGGACACACGGCGAAGCATTTGCCGCAGATGGCAATGGGGATACCAAAAGAGCGTCCCGTTCGCTCCTTGGCGGTGCGCTCACACAGCAGGTGGTCGAACAGGTCGTCCCGATCCAATCCCGTGTGCCATAAGGTGCCGTACAGAGCGGAGGAGGGACAGGCATCCACGCACACCCGGCAGCTGCCGCAACGGCTGGAGAGAATGGGCTCCGCCGTAGGCAGCGGGGCATCCGTCACCACGGTACACAGCCGCACGGCTCCACCGAAGTCGGGGGTGGTCAGGAGGTTATTTTTTCCGATCCAGCCCAGCCCGGCCCGGCAGGCCACCGCCTTGTGGGGCAGAGGAGAGCGATCCTCAGCGCCGGTGGGCAGATGCTCCTCTGTGTTGGCCGTGGCCTGATAGCCATAGGCCCGCAGCAGGGCGGCACAGCCCTCCGCCATAGCGTCCAGCCGTACATTGATGGCCTGATAGGCATCGTAGTAGGCTCGGTGGGGCTGATCTGCCAGCGGCCCTACGATCTCACGGGGCAGCGCCACCAGCGCCGTGATGCCGTAGGGAAGCGATGCCCCCGTCACGCCGTGGAGGTCGGCAAAGCCCACCCGCACAGCGCCCTGCTCCGTCAAATATTGGGTGATCTCCTGCGCCAATGTCTGTCGATCCATTTATGCTTCCTCCTTTTTCAGGATGTACGTCCCCGCCTCATCGCAGGGACGGATCTTTTCGCCCACCGCCAGCATCAGGGCCACCACGTCATCCAGCGGCACGATGTGATCCATCCCGGCCAGCGCCGCATTGGCACAGGTGACGGCGGTTGGTACGGCGGCCATGTTCCGCACGATGCAGGGAACCTGCACATAGCCC
The genomic region above belongs to Vescimonas coprocola and contains:
- a CDS encoding MmgE/PrpD family protein, which translates into the protein MELQRMIARFVAEPAPFTQQALYLARRSILDTMGAMIAGSETAAVRQALTVTEGGGCTVPGRSEKLCGRDAAFVNGISGHELELDDTSSSNLGHPTVAVLPALLAIGEETGCSGRLLLEGFLIATEVTCKLGRICAKRLHAKGWHCSSVTAGIGAAAGCAYLLGLSQEQTSHALGIAASMASGLRENFGTQTKSIHIGKCAEDGYRAARLAQAGFTSSTVALEGKEGFLYEYADLREEGDEFHRIMASMGHDWDICAPGFTLKRWPSCSSTHRPVDGIMELIRINQLSAAEIESIRAGLGISALRELVTPNPADGEEAKFSVGFQIGLYLTGRANAPENYNRETIRLPEVQNIIRRTELYHEPQYDNLPSDAGVGPAFVTIRCKDGRTFIKERAFPVGHLSDPIPDEELRKKFFICTAAKLTPERARALADAIMALELLENIRTLMAMTH
- a CDS encoding Na+/H+ antiporter NhaC family protein, with the protein product MTEEIVSYGVLSLIPAILAVVLAFWTKNVIISLMASLFVGCLITAGWNPWNAMQVMFSDHLFVDMTGSSNAQTIIMMSFVGGFVALIEATGGAKAFAAAIANKVHRRSTAQTTAWLGGLAIFFSDSGNSLILGPIFRPIFDRLRISRAKLAYILDSTSSPVCILVPITGWGVYIMGIIATEFENLGIQTSDASAFVQAIPYQFYALLALVLVPLIALSKRDFGPMAKFETYVLENGPTAAELEADKSIVQSENANKATAWEMIIPLLVMFVTIFVMFIGWGFPGQNIPGSKIRIALTSGYMLATIVLAIMVIVKKIMTFTEVVDTWVSGIKKMAGILAIIIAAWGVGSVCTALGTSQFVVDCTIGFLSPALVPALLFIIGAVISFATGTSWGTMAILLPLGINMAYGFGVSEAITIAAVLSGSLFGDHCAPISDTTVMSSMAGGCNHIDHVRTQIPYALLAAVASFIAYLIVGVTQMAAGIALPVALAILVVLFLLATKLFGKKIV
- a CDS encoding 3'-5' exonuclease; protein product: MEEFSYIVLDLEWNQPMSGQETITRPFRFDSEIIEIGALKLNSRFEEMSEFKSFVRPVFYPSMNGHVVQLTKIRPQELEKAPDFPAAYAAFRDWCGEDCCLCTWGPDDLPVLMDNLLMHGLDAALPDGYDLQRIFGHEIMRDDRQCSLERAMELLRLKPDRAHDALNDARNTVRVCGSMDLERCMEEYCLRYIDYGPDRLAGRVGGLPYPDLPAAQADPQLTVLTCPYCGQPLTLGEWTRKDGNTTLAYARCNEGDEYLAVCRYGRTPEGIRMGRMVYEMSDDLWDVYQRCVERQV
- a CDS encoding 4Fe-4S double cluster binding domain-containing protein; this encodes MDRQTLAQEITQYLTEQGAVRVGFADLHGVTGASLPYGITALVALPREIVGPLADQPHRAYYDAYQAINVRLDAMAEGCAALLRAYGYQATANTEEHLPTGAEDRSPLPHKAVACRAGLGWIGKNNLLTTPDFGGAVRLCTVVTDAPLPTAEPILSSRCGSCRVCVDACPSSALYGTLWHTGLDRDDLFDHLLCERTAKERTGRSFGIPIAICGKCFAVCPYTQRYLKSE
- the argH gene encoding argininosuccinate lyase, with translation MDYCKPYAGRDTVILDRHAADTIAEDIRAFDSQLENHFAHVIMLAEQKIITRQDAAAILKALLKLREMGPDKIPFRPGLTDLYSNVEEWLIDELGIQVGGRVHTGRSRNDMNSTIERMHARRTILDLCEAITLLLKTLLVMAQEHKETVIPAYTHHSQQAQPITLGHFYTSCFQMFSRDMERLLESYARVNLSTMGGAAVATTSFPVNRERVAELLGFDGFLENSMDATAALDFAYEPACAMAIFANNMGRMTESLLLWNINEVGISRLAAPYCSYSTIMPQKRNPVALETLRYSGEWTYGALMSMLAAMKAYPQGNGREPGFVVSLYYEIVQRMIDSAYLLEGIVRTLEVDKAHALQVTADGFSTVTDLADAMVQHHDLSFSAAKKITGRVVTMAQQEKVSIHAIDSAFVARAAQEALGMELHMAEQEIHHALDPVENVTRRQVIGGPSPARVQEMIDKGHGAVERFEADWRSKRAYLDEKREALYAMAGKLAEEA
- a CDS encoding sigma-54 interaction domain-containing protein codes for the protein MRYHDERLRWLQENFSYIDSVTMIDATGKITVKERYNPRYSDAENAADNEWCLNRNLLEVFPSLSHSDSTLLQALQKGELLYRENQCTINHSGKKSVTSNVTFPIISRGKIIGAVELSRDVTHYEGERTAPAARPTPKRRSGTEAKWTLEDIVTQNSKMLEIKRTIAKVADSRSSVLVYGETGTGKELIVSALHNAGSRKDQPFVAVNCAALPESILEGLLFGSQKGAFTGAENKKGMFAEANGGTIYLDEINSMPLLLQAKLLRVLQEKSVTPLGASKPIPLDVRIIASTNRPISEVVASGQMREDILYRLNTISIQIPPLRRRLDDIPLLAAAFVEKYSAEMGKQVAGVAPEVTAFLMNRSWRGNVRELEHVIESAMNVVEDGQTVELEHLPIYLSEVDELEEDTPEHSPREAVSLNEALAAYEKKLILAAMKASNWKIVDAAARLRIPRTSLQYKLEKYDIKRR